In the genome of Triticum urartu cultivar G1812 chromosome 5, Tu2.1, whole genome shotgun sequence, one region contains:
- the LOC125509091 gene encoding pathogenesis-related protein 1 — protein sequence METPKLAVLLALAMAAAMVNLSQAQNSPQDYLSPHNAARAAVGVGAVSWSTKLQGFAQSYANQRINDCKLQHSGGPYGENIFWGSAGADWKAADAVKLWVDEKKDYDYGSNTCAGGKVCGHYTQVVWRASTSIGCARVVCNNNRGVFITCNYEPAGNVIGQKPY from the coding sequence ATGGAGACGCCCAAGCTGGCCGTTTTGCTCGCCCTAGCCATGGCGGCCGCCATGGTTAACCTTTCCCAAGCCCAGAACTCGCCTCAGGACTACCTCTCGCCTCACaacgccgcccgcgccgccgtcgGCGTGGGCGCGGTGAGCTGGAGCACGAAGCTGCAGGGGTTCGCCCAGAGCTACGCCAACCAGAGGATCAACGACTGCAAGCTCCAGCACTCGGGCGGGCCCTACGGGGAGAACATCTTCTGGGGGTCGGCCGGCGCGGACTGGAAGGCGGCGGACGCGGTGAAGCTGTGGGTGGACGAGAAGAAGGACTACGACTACGGGTCCAACACCTGCGCGGGCGGGAAGGTGTGCGGGCACTACACGCAGGTGGTGTGGCGCGCGTCGACCAGCATCGGCTGCGCTCGCGTCGTCTGCAACAACAACCGCGGCGTCTTCATCACCTGCAACTACGAGCCCGCCGGGAATGTCATTGGACAGAAACCATACTAA
- the LOC125509090 gene encoding E3 ubiquitin-protein ligase At1g63170-like isoform X1 yields the protein MEHANCDAHEHVINVAHGETASTSTSHQDLHSDTDEPHQEDRPSTSTRTSSPVSSASTSPTAYSSRNLSFPRRDSFYGRGTSLWNSGLWISFEFVMYVAQITAAIVILILSRHELPHAPLVAWIIGYTVGCTASLPLVYWRYVHRNRPSEEEPEQPPTTYPTLTSSSSEGRNQRTSGTVLHLGCITIACPRPSILAYHSKTAVDCFFAIWFVVGNVWIFGGRGTSSDAQDAPNMYRLCLAFLALSCVGYAIPFIMCAAICCCFPCLISVLRLQEDLGQSRGATQELIDALPIYKFKPKRSKNWVLDHASSSENLSEGGILGPGTKKERVVSAEDAVCCICLTKYGDDDELRELPCNHLFHVQCVDKWLKINAVCPLCKTEIGGVVRSFFGLPFGRRRVDRMAGRGVASSRFSV from the exons ATGGAGCATGCTAACTGCGATGCACACGAGCATGTTATAAATGTAGCACATGGGGAAACCGCATCAACATCAACCAGTCATCAAGATCTGCACAGTGATACGGATGAACCACATCAGGAAGATCGGCCTTCAACAAGCACGCGAACGTCATCGCCAGTGTCTTCAGCATCAACGTCACCAACTGCTTACAGCTCCAGAAATTTATCATTTCCTAGAAGAGATAGTTTCTATGGTCGTGGAACAAGTCTTTGGAATTCTGGTTTATGGATCTCGTTTGAATTTGTCATGTATGTAGCACAGATTACAGCTGCTATTGTCATCCTCATCTTGTCAAGACATGAACTTCCCCATGCCCCTTTAGTTGCATGGATAATTGGTTATACAGTTGGCTGCACTGCAAGTCTTCCTCTTGTATATTGGCGCTATGTCCATCGAAACAGACCTTCAGAGGAAGAACCTGAACAGCCACCTACAACTTATCCTACTTTGACTTCATCTTCATCAGAAGGACGCAATCAGCGTACCAGTGGCACTGTCTTGCATCTTGGGTGTATCACAATTGCTTGTCCAAG GCCTAGCATATTGGCTTATCACTCCAAGACAGCTGTAGACTGTTTCTTTGCTATATGGTTTGTTGTTGGCAATGTGTGGATTTTTGGTGGGCGTGGCACTTCATCAGATGCTCAGGACGCTCCAAATATGTATAG GCTATGTTTAGCGTTCCTTGCACTTAGTTGTGTTGGGTAtgccattccgttcatcatgtgTGCAGCGATATGCTGCTGCTTTCCATGCTTAATTTCCGTTTTGCGCCTCCAAGAGGATTTGGGTCAAAGTAGAGGAGCTACTCAAGAGCTAATTGATGCATTGCCAATCTACAAATTTAAACCAAAACGAAGCAAAAACTGGGTGCTTGATCATGCTTCGAGCTCCGAGAATCTTAGTGAGGGTGGCATCCTGGGCCCAGGAACTAAAAAGGAAAGGGTTGTTTCTGCTGAAGATGCT GTTTGCTGCATCTGCCTTACTAAGTACGGAGATGACGATGAGCTCCGCGAGCTTCCTTGCAACCATTTGTTTCATGTGCAATGTGTCGATAAATGGCTCAAGATAAATGCAGTATGCCCACTCTGCAAGACAGAGATTGGAGGCGTGGTTCGATCATTCTTTGGATTGCCCTTTGGCCGCCGCCGTGTTGATAGGATGGCAGGAAGAGGTGTAGCTAGCTCAAGATTTAGTGTATAG
- the LOC125509090 gene encoding E3 ubiquitin-protein ligase At1g12760-like isoform X2 — MGKPHQHQPVIKICTVIRMNHIRKIGLQQARERHRQCLQHQRHQLLTAPEIYHFLEEIVSMVVEQVFGILITAAIVILILSRHELPHAPLVAWIIGYTVGCTASLPLVYWRYVHRNRPSEEEPEQPPTTYPTLTSSSSEGRNQRTSGTVLHLGCITIACPRPSILAYHSKTAVDCFFAIWFVVGNVWIFGGRGTSSDAQDAPNMYRLCLAFLALSCVGYAIPFIMCAAICCCFPCLISVLRLQEDLGQSRGATQELIDALPIYKFKPKRSKNWVLDHASSSENLSEGGILGPGTKKERVVSAEDAVCCICLTKYGDDDELRELPCNHLFHVQCVDKWLKINAVCPLCKTEIGGVVRSFFGLPFGRRRVDRMAGRGVASSRFSV; from the exons ATGGGGAAACCGCATCAACATCAACCAGTCATCAAGATCTGCACAGTGATACGGATGAACCACATCAGGAAGATCGGCCTTCAACAAGCACGCGAACGTCATCGCCAGTGTCTTCAGCATCAACGTCACCAACTGCTTACAGCTCCAGAAATTTATCATTTCCTAGAAGAGATAGTTTCTATGGTCGTGGAACAAGTCTTTGGAATTCTG ATTACAGCTGCTATTGTCATCCTCATCTTGTCAAGACATGAACTTCCCCATGCCCCTTTAGTTGCATGGATAATTGGTTATACAGTTGGCTGCACTGCAAGTCTTCCTCTTGTATATTGGCGCTATGTCCATCGAAACAGACCTTCAGAGGAAGAACCTGAACAGCCACCTACAACTTATCCTACTTTGACTTCATCTTCATCAGAAGGACGCAATCAGCGTACCAGTGGCACTGTCTTGCATCTTGGGTGTATCACAATTGCTTGTCCAAG GCCTAGCATATTGGCTTATCACTCCAAGACAGCTGTAGACTGTTTCTTTGCTATATGGTTTGTTGTTGGCAATGTGTGGATTTTTGGTGGGCGTGGCACTTCATCAGATGCTCAGGACGCTCCAAATATGTATAG GCTATGTTTAGCGTTCCTTGCACTTAGTTGTGTTGGGTAtgccattccgttcatcatgtgTGCAGCGATATGCTGCTGCTTTCCATGCTTAATTTCCGTTTTGCGCCTCCAAGAGGATTTGGGTCAAAGTAGAGGAGCTACTCAAGAGCTAATTGATGCATTGCCAATCTACAAATTTAAACCAAAACGAAGCAAAAACTGGGTGCTTGATCATGCTTCGAGCTCCGAGAATCTTAGTGAGGGTGGCATCCTGGGCCCAGGAACTAAAAAGGAAAGGGTTGTTTCTGCTGAAGATGCT GTTTGCTGCATCTGCCTTACTAAGTACGGAGATGACGATGAGCTCCGCGAGCTTCCTTGCAACCATTTGTTTCATGTGCAATGTGTCGATAAATGGCTCAAGATAAATGCAGTATGCCCACTCTGCAAGACAGAGATTGGAGGCGTGGTTCGATCATTCTTTGGATTGCCCTTTGGCCGCCGCCGTGTTGATAGGATGGCAGGAAGAGGTGTAGCTAGCTCAAGATTTAGTGTATAG